In a single window of the Oryctolagus cuniculus chromosome 9, mOryCun1.1, whole genome shotgun sequence genome:
- the GOLT1B gene encoding vesicle transport protein GOT1B isoform X2, producing MISLTDTQKIGMGLTGFGVFFLFFGMILFFDKALLAIGNVLFVAGLAFVIGLERTFRFFFQKHKMKATGFFLGGVFVVLIGWPLIGMIFEIYGFFLLFRGFFPVVVGFIRRVPVLGSLLNLPGIRSFVDKVGESNNMV from the exons ATGATCTCCTTAACGGACACCCAGA AAATTGGAATGGGATTAACAGGATTTGGAGTGTTTTTCCTGTTCTTTGGAATGATTCTCTTTTTTGACAAAGCACTACTGGCTATTGGAAAT GTTTTGTTTGTGGCTGGCTTGGCTTTTGTAATTGGCTTAGAAAGAACATTCAGATTCTTCTtccaaaaacataaaatgaaagccACTGGATTTTTCCTGGGTGGTGTATTTGTAGTCCTCATCGGTTGGCCTTTGATAGGCATGATCTTCGAAATTTATGGATTCTTTCTCTTGTTCAG GGGCTTCTTTCCTGTGGTGGTTGGCTTTATTAGAAGAGTGCCAGTTCTTGGATCCCTCTTAAATTTACCTGGAATTAGATCA TTTGTAGATAAAGTTGGAGAAAGCAACAATATGGTATAA
- the GOLT1B gene encoding vesicle transport protein GOT1B isoform X1 — MEDGPSAWALHPHGRPGGSTWLLVSDPRSSGRCGHLGSESTEEIGMGLTGFGVFFLFFGMILFFDKALLAIGNVLFVAGLAFVIGLERTFRFFFQKHKMKATGFFLGGVFVVLIGWPLIGMIFEIYGFFLLFRGFFPVVVGFIRRVPVLGSLLNLPGIRSFVDKVGESNNMV, encoded by the exons atggaggatggtccaagtgcttgggccctgcacccgcatgggagaccaggaggaagcacctggctcctggtttcagatccgcgtagctccggccgttgtggccatttggggagtgaatcaacggaag AAATTGGAATGGGATTAACAGGATTTGGAGTGTTTTTCCTGTTCTTTGGAATGATTCTCTTTTTTGACAAAGCACTACTGGCTATTGGAAAT GTTTTGTTTGTGGCTGGCTTGGCTTTTGTAATTGGCTTAGAAAGAACATTCAGATTCTTCTtccaaaaacataaaatgaaagccACTGGATTTTTCCTGGGTGGTGTATTTGTAGTCCTCATCGGTTGGCCTTTGATAGGCATGATCTTCGAAATTTATGGATTCTTTCTCTTGTTCAG GGGCTTCTTTCCTGTGGTGGTTGGCTTTATTAGAAGAGTGCCAGTTCTTGGATCCCTCTTAAATTTACCTGGAATTAGATCA TTTGTAGATAAAGTTGGAGAAAGCAACAATATGGTATAA